AATCAAAGCTATTTAACTAATGAAAAAGAAAGTTTGTTTGAAGGAACCTTACTTGAAAATCTAACTTTCTTTAATGATACTTTAGTTAATGAAACTAAAAAGCTAGTAAAACTCTTTGACCTAGAAAAACTAGATCTAAATGAAGCAATAAACATTGAAAACTTGCAATATTCACATGGTCAATTACAAAGAATTTTGCTCATTAAAGCTATTAATTCAGGCAAAGAAATTTTATTTTTTGATGAATCTTTAAGCAATATAGATGAAAAAACAGCCACTGAAATCTTAAAATATTTAGCAAGCTTAAACAAAACAGTACTTGTGGTATCTCACAACCATACACCTGAGCATAAAGAATTATTTAACAAAATCTGAAAAGTAGAAAAAGGAGTACTTCATGAAATGAAATAGACTGATTTTTCAAGATCGAAAGCTATTTATAATTGCAGTTTTATTTAGAGTATTTTCTTCTTTTTTAACCATTTTAGGTCTTTGATGTTTTTATCAAGCAATCGAAAATCTTTATGCTGATAATGTTAATACTTCTTTATATTACATTCTTGGATTTTTTGCTTGCGAAATTGTAGGTATTTACATTGAATTTGAGAACCAGAAAAAATTCATGAAGTTAATTTATGTAACTCAAAATAACTTACGGAATGCTTTCATGAATAAATATTCTACATTTCACCCAAGAGAGTTTCTTAATAAATCAAATGAAATGTTACTTAATAACTTAGAAACTGATTCGCATTACATTGCTCAATATGCACTAATTCATGTTGTAATCTTTGGACATTTTTCGTTATTAATTGGATACATCATTTTGTATGGAATTTTATCTTGAAGCATTCTTTTAATCTTGCTTGCTTTAACAGCTTTAAAATTACTTTTAAACCTAGCAATTGTAACTTTAAAAAGCAAAATCACAGTTAAAAAGCAGTCACTTCAAAACGATATATATGTCAAAATTGGAAACTACATTTCTAACTTTAGCAATTTCGTTTTTGCAAATAAAAAAGAGCTGCTAGCTAAATTATTTGTCAAAAGAATTGACATAGTTTATCAAAAAGAAGCTAAATATAGCGCTCAAAGTGAACTTATTTCATTTATTAATCAAATGATTAACTGAGCTAGCTTGTTATGCACTTTAGTTGTGGGAATTGTTCTTCTTAATAACAATTACATTAACTTAGCTTTATTCTTAATTTTTGTTGTGAAATACCAAGAATTTAGCTCAACTACTTCTATGGTGCTTTCAACAGTTCAAGATTTTAAAACAATTAAAGAATACAATAATAAAGTTAACCATTTCTTTGGTGGTTTTGCAATCAAAAACACCTTAAATAAAGTAGTATTTGAAAAGTTAGTTCTTAATAACTTAAATTTTGCTTATGAAGATAAACAAATCTTTAATAACTTTAATTTAGAAATTGCTAGAAACAAAAAGCACTTAATTATAGGGAAAAGTGGTAGTGGAAAAACTACTTTAACAAACATTTTAACCAACATTATAAATGATTATTCTGGTCATTTATATTTAAATGATTATAAAGTTGGAAGTGATGATGATTTATCATTAAACATTTCAGTTTTAAATAAAGAAAATGTCTTACCTGAAATGATTCCTACTTCATATTGAAATAATCAAAGTGTTAAAGAGAAACTTGGAAACTTACATATTGATTTTGTCGATTTTGAAAAAGATTTAGATACCAATCAACTTTCACTTGGACAGCAACAAAGATTGAAACTTCTAGAAGTTTTATCTCAAGATAAACAAATTTATATTTTTGACGAATCACTCAGTAATTTAGACAAAGATAAACAAAATTCAATCTTTGAGTACTTAATGAGTCTAGATAAAACAATCATTTTCATCTCACACCATTTTGATGAGCAAATGATCTCAAAAATGGATAAGGTGACAAATTTAAGCAAGTAAATTTGCGAATCAAAATTAATCACTCCTTTGAATTCTACTAATAGAGAGTTCAAAGGAGTGATTTTCTAATACACCTATTTTCTAGGTATATTAGATCAAAATTTAACGCTACTAAAAGAGGAAATAAAAAACTCAGAATATGAAATTTCATATTCTGAGCAATATTTAACATCTTAAATAAATTCTAAATCAATATAAACAGGAAGGTGATCTGATGTTTTTGAAAAGTAGTTAGAAGGGGTTGTTGAAGTTCCAACTTCTTCATTTCAAATACTTTCTATTGTTGATTTATAAGTTTCATTTTTCTTATTTTCTCTTCAGTTTTTGTACATATTAAGCACATCTAATTTAAATATATCTTTGTTTTTCTCAGATTGTCTAAAATATGCTGTGTCATAAATCATTTTGTCATACGGTTGTGAATAACCAGTTGATCTGCGATTACTTAAAAATGCATCTATACTTTGATTTTGACCGAAAGAGGTTAAGTATTTATCTTGATTAAAATCTTTTCAACCGGCTAAATATCCTCTTTGAAATGAAGTTATAAAAGCTTTTTCATTATTTGATTTTATATTTGTGTCACCAGCAAAAATAATCTTTTCTGCACCTAAATTTTTAAAGTAGTCAATAACATATGTAAGTCCATAAGCTTCACTAATTTCAAAGTTACCTTGGTTTTGTGCTAATGGAATTGCTCCACCATTTCCATCAGGTACTTTTTTAATAGATATTTCTCCATATTTGAATTTCACTCCCGGAGAATCAAAGTGAGCAAAAATAGTTGTAAAAAACTTATTGTTTGATTTTAATTTGAACCTTGCTCCAAAAGGAGGTCTTTGGTATCTTTTTCTTTTATTAGTAAAAGTTCCATTTTCACCAATTAATTGAATTGAGCCATGAAAACTTGCTGAACTAGAATTATTAGAAAAAAGACTAGGATCAATTTTATTTGCATCATAAACAATTGCAATTTGTTCAACTGTATCTGAATTTACTTCTGGGTTGTCTGCTTCTTCAGGTGTTTGTAAAATAAATTTGTAGTTTCTAGAACGAGATTTACTATAAAGATTTAATTGGTCTACAATTTTTGAAACTTCATATTCTTTATTGTAATTTAATTCAGTAATTCCAATCACATCAGGATTAATTTCACTGATGTTATATGCTAATGATTTAATTTTATAACGATACTCGTTTGTTGCTTCGCTTTCCTCGAGAATACCGAAATTTTTAATATTATAATGTGCTATTCTTAAATCATGTCTAACAGCATATTCTACGGAAGGTTGATTATTATCTTCGACGTTATTTAAGTTGTTATTGTCTAAATTTTCACTAGTTCCTAGCTTCAGCTGATTCACTTGGAGTTTCTGTATTTTCTACAGTTGCAATACCATTTGGAAGAACGATTGTTGATGTATAAACTCTTTCAGAAATTATTATGTCACTTTTTTCAGGAACAGATTTCTCTGTTGGTCCAGCATTAAAATATATAACTTTATAAGAAAGAAGAAGAGTTCTAGTTTCTATATTGTACTCAAACGCAACTTTACGATCTACATAATATTTAATTCCAGCTTTTGATTTTGTTTCTTTATATTGAGGGCTTGGAATTGTTAATCTAAAGTGTTCGTCATTAAATTTGCTTGAATTGAAATCGAAGTAAATTTTAGTACCAGTATATTTTGAATATGTAGAAATATCGTAACCTTTTTCAATATTAAAGTCTAATGTTTTATCTTTTGAATTTGACTCTAAGTATTCAATATATGCTTCAAAATCAGAATAATCTTGACCATTTCTAAGAACAATTAAATTATTATTGTTTTCATCATTTACTTTGTCTTCAATGGTTAATTCTCTTGTTTCTTCTACATTTGTATCTGTGTTAGATGAATCATTTGATTCTGGATCTGTTGTATTTTCTGTTGAATTTGAACCTGTATCTGTTGATACAGGTGGATTCTCTTCAGATGCAGGAGTGTTATTTTCTGCTTCAGTATTTGAAGTATTTGCAGTTTCTTTAGCTTGAGTTGGTAACTGTAAAACAGAAGTGAAAACAGCATCTGAAATTATGTAAGAACTTTCTTCAATTTGGTTTGGTTCTGAATAAACTACTTTATATGAAACAGTAATTGTGTTGTTTGCTTCATCATAAGTAAAGTTTAAAAACTTGCTAACATAATATTTTTGAGTATTACTTGGATTTCAAAGAGGGTTTTCATGAGTAGCTAATTTGTAATCTAAAGAATTATCAAAGTTAGCTCTATTTAAATTAAATTCTCATGTTTTTTCTGTATATCCATTTTTTCCGCTGTTACTTGTAGTAATTGTACCATCTTGGTAGTTATAAATAAGACTACTTGGTTTACCAGTTGTTTTAGAAAAATCGATGTATTTATAAAAATCTGAATAATCAACACCTTCTTTTAATGAAATAATGTTGTTGTTATCTGAGTTAACTCTCTGAGAAGGAGTTAAAGTTTGTTCTTCTCTATTTTCAGTTGCTGGTTCTACAGTTCCACTAGCTGGTTGTGGAGCTGACTGGGTATTTTCAACTGGAGCATTTCCTTCTGATTGATCTGATGTATTTGATGAAGAATCAGAACTTGCATCGCTATTTCCTTGATTTGGTTGTGCACTATCTGTTGATGATGAATCCGAATTAGCTGTTCCATCCCCTTCTGAGCTAGTTCCTTGGTTTGGTTGTGAATTATTTGATGGTGCTACGCTTGAATCTGAATTTGATGCGTTAGTTCCTTGATTGCTATCCCCTTGGTTTGGTTGTGAATTATCAGCTGGTGCTGATGAATCAGAATTATTTGTATTGTTTGGATTTGTAGTTTCTGTATTATTTGTTGTTTTCGCAGAGCTTTCCTCGTTTTTTACCCCTTCTTTTTTAGCTGTATCATTACATGAATACATAAAAGCAGGAGCTACTGCAAGTGGTGCTAATAAAAATAATCTCCTAAATTTTTTCATAATATATATTCCCTTCCTATTAATTATTTTTTATTTGAATTTCCCAAGTATTATAAAGGTAAAAAAATAGCAAAAAAGAAATTTCATTAAAGTTTCCACAATTAATTAAAAAGTGCTTTTATAAAATTTTTTATAAATTTTTTCCCTTATAATTCTTTGTTAGAAAAATTAAAAAGCTATTTTATTTAGCTTATTTTTCTTCACTTAATTTAATGATAAATAAATATTCCTTTAATTATCAAAATCAAAGTTCTTTTTGTCAATTTTTGACAAAAAAACTGTTTAAATTAATAATTTTTAACTAATTATTTATATAAATATAAAAAGTGATTTTTTACCTTGCTAACAAAAAATAAGTTTTGCCTTTAACTTTTTTGGTTTATAATAATTGAGCACATTTAATTAAGTGTTAAATATACAAAATATTCGTGATGCATAAAGAGTATGGTAGCTTGACAGCGATGACCATTGCCAACCTGCTAGTTGCAAGGTGGATAGTTAGGGAATTTCCAGCATGCAAAAATAATCCTAACCTCTTTTTTGTTATCGCGCAAAAGAGAGGTTTTTTTATGAGAAAATTATTTTCAAGTGAATCAGTGGGTAAAGGGCACCCAGATAAAGTTTGTGATCAACTTTCAGATGCTATTTTAGATGCTTATTTAGCTCTTGATCCACATGCTAAAGTCGCTGTTGAAGCTATGGCTAGTGGACATAACATTTTCATTGCTGGTGAAGTTGGGTCAATTGTTGATATCGATGTTATTGAAATTTGTAAAAACATTTTAAAACGTTTAGGATATTACTCACACAAAACTAGCTTTATTGTTGATATTAAAACTCAAAGTCCTGACATTGCTCAAGGTGTTAATTTAGATAAAGAAATTGGGGCTGGAGACCAAGGGATTATGTTTGGTTATGCAACAAATGAAACACCTCAATACATGCCTCTTGCTATTACTCTTGCGCATCAACTTGTTCGTCGTGCTGAAGAATTAAGAGTAAGCGGAGAATTTAAATGAGCTAAAGCTGATATGAAAAGTCAAGTAACTCTTGATTATACAGATCCAAAAAATGTAACTGCTGATACAGTTTTAATTAGTATTCAACATGATGAAAAATTCAATGAACAAGAATTTAAACAATTCATTAAAGATAATATTATTAAGTTTGTTTTTGACAAATATAACTTAGAAGTTCCTTCAAAAATTTTAATTAACCCAACAGGTAAATTTGTTATCGGAGGACCTTCAAGTGATACTGGGTTAACAGGTAGAAAAATTATTGTTGATACTTACGGTGGAGCATCAAGACATGGTGGTGGTGCTTTCTCAGGAAAAGATGCAACTAAAGTGGATCGTTCAGCAGCTTATGCAGCAAGATGAATTGCTAAAAACGTAGTAGCTGCAAATCTTGCAGATAGAGTTGAAATTCAAGTAGCTTACGCAATTGGAGTGGCTCAACCAGTTTCAATTATGGTCGAAACATTTGGAACAAATAAAGTTAATAATAGCATCATTGAACAAGCAATTCAAAACATTTTTGATCTTTCACCAAAAGGAATTATTGATGCGCTTGATTTACGTAAACCAATTTACCAAAAAACTGCATACTATGGACACTTTGGTAGAGATGATTTAGACTTTACTTGAGAAAGATTAGACAAAGTTGAAGAACTTAAAAAAGAAGTTGCTAAATTAAGCAAATAATTTCCATTTTTCTTTAAAATTTAATTATTAAATTGATTAAATAAAGAAATGAGAAAAATATGTATAAAAGTAAATTATCAGTTAAAGAGACTCAATTAGCAATTCAAGATTTAAAATACAACTTTTCAAAGAATTTTGCTAAAGCATTAAATCTTGTTAGAGTTTCTGCTCCTCTTTTTGTCCGTAGCACAACTAAAATTAATGACGGATTAAACGGAGAAACTCCTGTTACTTTCTCACCAGCTCAAATTGATGAAACATTAGAAATTGTTCACTCTCTTGCTAAATGAAAAAGAGAAGCGCTTTACAAATATCATTTCAATGTTTATGAAGGAATTTGAACTGATATGAATGCTATTAGACAACAAGAAAATATTGATTATAAGCATTCATATTATGTTGATCAATGAGACTGAGAATTAATTATTAAAAGAGAGGATCGTAATTTAGATTTTCTTAAGGAAGTTGTGAAAAAAATCTACAAAACAATCCGTTTTGTAGAACACAAATTAATTTTTGACTTTCCACAATTAACTAAAAAATTACCAGAAAATATCACTTTCATTTCTGCTTTAGAACTTTATAACAAATACCCAAACCTTTCACCAGAAGAAAGAGAAAACCTTTTTGCTAAAGAAGTAAAAGCTTTCTTTGTATATACAATTGGATATCCACTTCCTGATGGTGTAAAGCATTCAGCAAGATCATTTGACTATGATGATTGAACACTTAATGGTGATTTAATTGTTTATGATCCAGTGAATGAAAAAGCTTTAGAAATTTCATCAATGGGAATTAGAGTTGATAAAGACGCTTTAACTAAGCAAATGATTTTTGATCAAAAAGAAGATAAAGTTGCTACTTACCACAATCAAATTCTTGATGAAACTCTTCCATTTACAATTGGTGGTGGAATTGGACAAAGTAGACTTTCAATGTTTCTTTTAGAGAAAAAACACATTGGTGAAGTTCAAGTTGGAATTTGATCAGAAGAAGTAATAAGCGAAGCTAAAAAAGAAGGAATTGAGCTACTTTAGACTCAATTTTTCTTTATAAAATTCAAAAATTAAATTAGTATAATAAAAATATGAATAACATTGTTAAAAATAAGAAAAACGCACACTTTTTCAAAAAACCGTTTGTTCAACTTCATGATACCTTTACTAATTCAGACATTAAATTGCATGATTTTATCAATTCATATGACAAAGAAATCTTTGATCTTTCACAAAAAGAACTTGCTCGTTATTCAAATGTAAGTGAAGGGAGCGTTTCTAGATTTGTTAATAAAATCGGATTTAAAAGCTACCGTGAATTTATAGCTCATATTAACTTAGTAATTAAAGATTTTTATACCAATTACTTAAAGAATAATATTGAGAATTTAAACCAAATTACTCGCAGGGAAGAAATACTTTTAAGTCATAATTTTGCGGTTAATAGTATTGTTAATGATAAAACTTACGCTTCAATTGAATATGCTGCAGAGCTTCTTTATAAAGCTGAAAAAGTATTTATTTTAACAAGCAATGAAGATAAAGTGATTAGTTCTGAATTTGCTTATTTACTCCAAAAAGTAGGAAAACACGTTATTTATTCAAGTGATTTTGACATCTTTTTACCCCTTCTTGCTAATGCGAGCAAAAATGATGTTGCTGTTTGTTTTTCTGATGTTATTGACTCATTACAAATTCAATTTATCTCTAAATATTTACTTAAAAATGGAGCTAAATTAATCACTTTATCAAGTGATAATGTTCTTCCTGAAGATGTTCGGGTAGCAACTAAAATTATTTATTCAAAAAT
This genomic window from Mycoplasmopsis gallinacea contains:
- a CDS encoding ABC transporter ATP-binding protein/permease; its protein translation is MKWNRLIFQDRKLFIIAVLFRVFSSFLTILGLWCFYQAIENLYADNVNTSLYYILGFFACEIVGIYIEFENQKKFMKLIYVTQNNLRNAFMNKYSTFHPREFLNKSNEMLLNNLETDSHYIAQYALIHVVIFGHFSLLIGYIILYGILSWSILLILLALTALKLLLNLAIVTLKSKITVKKQSLQNDIYVKIGNYISNFSNFVFANKKELLAKLFVKRIDIVYQKEAKYSAQSELISFINQMINWASLLCTLVVGIVLLNNNYINLALFLIFVVKYQEFSSTTSMVLSTVQDFKTIKEYNNKVNHFFGGFAIKNTLNKVVFEKLVLNNLNFAYEDKQIFNNFNLEIARNKKHLIIGKSGSGKTTLTNILTNIINDYSGHLYLNDYKVGSDDDLSLNISVLNKENVLPEMIPTSYWNNQSVKEKLGNLHIDFVDFEKDLDTNQLSLGQQQRLKLLEVLSQDKQIYIFDESLSNLDKDKQNSIFEYLMSLDKTIIFISHHFDEQMISKMDKVTNLSK
- a CDS encoding MnuA family membrane nuclease codes for the protein MNQLKLGTSENLDNNNLNNVEDNNQPSVEYAVRHDLRIAHYNIKNFGILEESEATNEYRYKIKSLAYNISEINPDVIGITELNYNKEYEVSKIVDQLNLYSKSRSRNYKFILQTPEEADNPEVNSDTVEQIAIVYDANKIDPSLFSNNSSSASFHGSIQLIGENGTFTNKRKRYQRPPFGARFKLKSNNKFFTTIFAHFDSPGVKFKYGEISIKKVPDGNGGAIPLAQNQGNFEISEAYGLTYVIDYFKNLGAEKIIFAGDTNIKSNNEKAFITSFQRGYLAGWKDFNQDKYLTSFGQNQSIDAFLSNRRSTGYSQPYDKMIYDTAYFRQSEKNKDIFKLDVLNMYKNWRENKKNETYKSTIESIWNEEVGTSTTPSNYFSKTSDHLPVYIDLEFI
- the metK gene encoding methionine adenosyltransferase yields the protein MRKLFSSESVGKGHPDKVCDQLSDAILDAYLALDPHAKVAVEAMASGHNIFIAGEVGSIVDIDVIEICKNILKRLGYYSHKTSFIVDIKTQSPDIAQGVNLDKEIGAGDQGIMFGYATNETPQYMPLAITLAHQLVRRAEELRVSGEFKWAKADMKSQVTLDYTDPKNVTADTVLISIQHDEKFNEQEFKQFIKDNIIKFVFDKYNLEVPSKILINPTGKFVIGGPSSDTGLTGRKIIVDTYGGASRHGGGAFSGKDATKVDRSAAYAARWIAKNVVAANLADRVEIQVAYAIGVAQPVSIMVETFGTNKVNNSIIEQAIQNIFDLSPKGIIDALDLRKPIYQKTAYYGHFGRDDLDFTWERLDKVEELKKEVAKLSK
- a CDS encoding aspartate--ammonia ligase, with translation MYKSKLSVKETQLAIQDLKYNFSKNFAKALNLVRVSAPLFVRSTTKINDGLNGETPVTFSPAQIDETLEIVHSLAKWKREALYKYHFNVYEGIWTDMNAIRQQENIDYKHSYYVDQWDWELIIKREDRNLDFLKEVVKKIYKTIRFVEHKLIFDFPQLTKKLPENITFISALELYNKYPNLSPEERENLFAKEVKAFFVYTIGYPLPDGVKHSARSFDYDDWTLNGDLIVYDPVNEKALEISSMGIRVDKDALTKQMIFDQKEDKVATYHNQILDETLPFTIGGGIGQSRLSMFLLEKKHIGEVQVGIWSEEVISEAKKEGIELL
- a CDS encoding MurR/RpiR family transcriptional regulator; this encodes MNNIVKNKKNAHFFKKPFVQLHDTFTNSDIKLHDFINSYDKEIFDLSQKELARYSNVSEGSVSRFVNKIGFKSYREFIAHINLVIKDFYTNYLKNNIENLNQITRREEILLSHNFAVNSIVNDKTYASIEYAAELLYKAEKVFILTSNEDKVISSEFAYLLQKVGKHVIYSSDFDIFLPLLANASKNDVAVCFSDVIDSLQIQFISKYLLKNGAKLITLSSDNVLPEDVRVATKIIYSKIQNPINKIYFSNKASQLLIAELLFDALVSIDSDIEKKYKKSKDMHSLWIDFINLKK